From a region of the Zingiber officinale cultivar Zhangliang chromosome 4B, Zo_v1.1, whole genome shotgun sequence genome:
- the LOC121977089 gene encoding GTP cyclohydrolase 1-like has product MGALGSGCLDDLEGGAKCEEEATDPLASEAERPLSIEEAVKALLQGLGEDHEREGLRRTPHRVAEAFRGGTRGYKQKAKDIVQGALFPEAGLNPGVGHAGGVGGLVVVRDINLFSYCESCLLPFSIKCHVGYVPSGGRVVGLSKLSRVADVFARRFQDPKRLASEVCAALHNSINPAGVAVSLQCWHMKFSHLCDSNFTHSTISDMQSWGTVLASSRSGVFKEGKNSLWDDFTSLLKLSGAIIEGGDTNHSHVSPWCPSRSLEVPMSNGECARNFKNGKTSSTTAVSQASMVAAVASILHSLGEDTSRKELLGTPYRYVQWLLNFKSSNWGLDLNSLDICKVSSCVVKDGNIDSKNEMKTELSIPFFSLCEHHLLPFHGVVHIGYLTKQEGIYIERSALQQMVHFFACKLQVQERLTRQIAEAVYSKLNDGVMVVVEAHHNCMISRGIEKVGSNTATIAALGQFSSDPNTKAFFLQAIASNATSGV; this is encoded by the exons ATGGGCGCGCTCGGCTCCGGCTGCTTGGACGACCTCGAAGGCGGAGCCAAATGCGAGGAGGAGGCGACGGATCCGCTGGCGTCGGAGGCCGAGCGCCCGCTCTCGATCGAGGAGGCCGTCAAGGCGCTGCTGCAGGGCCTCGGAGAGGATCACGAGCGAGAAGGCCTCCGGAGGACGCCGCATCGCGTGGCCGAGGCCTTCCGCGGAGGAACCAGAG GGTACAAACAAAAGGCGAAAGACATTGTGCAGGGTGCCTTGTTTCCAGAAGCTGGATTGAATCCGGGAGTCGGCCATGCAGGAGGGGTTGGTGGGCTAGTGGTTGTTCGCGACATCAACCTGTTTTCCTACTGTGAGTCCTGCTTGCTTCCATTTAGCATCAAGTGCCATGTTGGCTATGTGCCATCCGGAGGGCGTGTCGTCGGCCTGAGTAAGCTGTCGCGAGTTGCAGATGTATTTGCAAGGAGGTTTCAGGATCCTAAAAGACTAGCAAGTGAAGTTTGTGCAGCATTGCATAACAGCATTAACCCGGCCGGTGTTGCTGTCTCTCTTCAATGTTGGCACATGAAATTTAGCCATTTGTGTGACAGCAATTTTACTCATTCGACCATATCAGATATGCAAAGTTGGGGAACAGTTTTAGCTTCTTCCAGGTCTGGAGTTTTTAAGGAAGGGAAGAACTCTTTGTGGGATGATTTCACTTCTCTTCTGAAACTAAGTGGTGCAATCATCGAAGGAGGAGATACAAACCATTCTCATGTTTCTCCCTGGTGCCCCTCGAGGTCTCTTGAAGTACCCATGTCCAATGGAGAGTGTGCGAGAAACTTCAAAAATGGAAAGACTTCTTCCACTACAGCAGTTTCACAGGCTTCTATGGTGGCTGCTGTTGCTTCAATTCTACACTCCCTTGGTGAAGATACTTCGAGGAAAGAACTCTTGGGCACTCCGTACCGTTACGTCCAATGGCTTCTGAATTTTAAGAGCTCTAACTGGGGCTTAGATTTGAACAGCCTTGATATCTGTAAAGTGAGCTCTTGTGTTGTGAAAGATGGAAATATTGACAGCAAGAATGAGATGAAGACAGAGCTAAGCATTCCTTTCTTCTCGCTGTGTGAGCACCATCTCTTACCATTTCATGGTGTTGTACACATAGGATACTTGACCAAACAAGAAGGTATTTATATCGAGCGGTCAGCTTTGCAGCAAATGGTTCATTTCTTTGCTTGCAAACTCCAAGTTCAAGAGAGATTAACCAGACAAATAGCAGAAGCAGTTTATTCTAAGCTCAATGATGGTGTAATGGTTGTTGTCGAAGCCCACCATAACTGCATGATATCAAGGGGGATTGAGAAAGTAGGGAGCAACACGGCTACTATAGCAGCTTTGGGCCAGTTTTCTAGTGATCCAAACACCAAGGCTTTCTTTTTGCAGGCAATTGCCAGTAATGCTACTTCTGGGGTTTGA
- the LOC121977088 gene encoding pentatricopeptide repeat-containing protein At4g14050, mitochondrial-like, whose product MPPLLTSSRPAAISLLRSSVRRRDPAACRHLHAHLIKSGVSRWPPYPTALLDAYAKSGLLSDAHRLFDESPHRDAVFYSSFLSALSNSDRPSDALLHFRRMVSADAVPPDGFIFATLAKACSRAGSLRLGKQVHAHFLSSLFHDDNVVKSSLVDMYSKCGAVDDARKVFDTIPEKNLVCWTAMVSGYASNGRKARALELFDQMPHRNIFAWTALISGFLQSGESFHAAKKFVEMRRQEVEIDNAFVLSAVIGAAADLATLQLGRQLHGLMWALGYESSFIVGNALVDMYAKCSDIDSARSVFLSLTVRDVVSWTTMVVGEAQHGRAEDALQLYDHMILAGVQPNGVTFVGLIYACSHAGLVQKGRALFDLMVEEHGIRPSLQHYTCLLDLLSRSGHLAEAEHVIESMPYVPDEAIWAALLSACMKHGDTPRSIRVADRLLSMDPKDPSTYILLSNAFAVAGVWESVVRVRKLMDDMEIKKQPGYSWIDLGKESCLFTAGEIPHDMRVEIVQLLDELAIDMRRRGYVPDARSVMHDLEECEKEQQLFLHSERLAVAFGLLKSIPGTTIRIVKNLRVCTDCHTVLKLISAITGRSIVVRDANRFHHFECGKCSCGDFW is encoded by the coding sequence ATGCCACCTCTCCTCACGTCATCTCGGCCCGCCGCCATCTCGCTCCTCCGATCCTCCGTCCGCCGCCGTGATCCCGCCGCCTGCCGCCATCTCCACGCTCACCTCATCAAGTCCGGCGTGAGCCGCTGGCCCCCGTACCCAACTGCTCTCCTCGATGCCTACGCCAAATCCGGCCTCCTGTCGGACGCCCACCGGCTGTTCGACGAATCCCCCCACAGGGACGCCGTCTTCTATTCCTCCTTCCTCTCCGCCCTCTCCAACTCTGATCGCCCTTCCGATGCGCTTCTCCACTTCCGCCGCATGGTTTCCGCGGACGCCGTTCCTCCCGACGGATTCATCTTCGCCACCCTCGCGAAGGCCTGCTCCCGTGCCGGCTCCCTTCGTCTCGGCAAGCAAGTCCACGCCCACTTCCTGTCGTCTCTGTTCCACGACGACAACGTCGTCAAGTCTTCTCTTGTAGACATGTACTCCAAGTGCGGCGCCGTCGATGACGCTCGGAAGGTGTTCGACACAATTCCCGAGAAGAATCTCGTCTGCTGGACTGCTATGGTTTCCGGATACGCTTCCAATGGCCGAAAGGCCCGAGCTCTGGAGCTGTTCGATCAAATGCCGCACAGAAACATCTTCGCCTGGACAGCTTTGATCTCTGGCTTCCTTCAGAGCGGGGAAAGCTTCCATGCGGCCAAGAAGTTTGTAGAAATGCGGAGGCAAGAAGTGGAGATCGACAATGCCTTTGTTCTCTCAGCCGTCATTGGCGCTGCTGCCGATTTAGCGACGCTACAATTGGGCAGGCAGCTCCATGGGCTCATGTGGGCACTTGGGTATGAATCAAGCTTCATAGTCGGGAATGCTCTTGTGGACATGTATGCAAAGTGCAGTGATATCGACTCCGCGAGATCTGTCTTCCTAAGCCTCACCGTACGAGATGTCGTTTCTTGGACGACCATGGTTGTGGGGGAGGCACAGCACGGCCGAGCTGAGGATGCATTGCAATTGTATGATCATATGATTCTTGCAGGAGTGCAGCCCAATGGTGTGACTTTTGTTGGATTGATCTATGCTTGCAGCCACGCCGGGCTTGTTCAAAAGGGGCGGGCATTGTTCGATTTGATGGTTGAGGAGCACGGCATTAGGCCTTCGTTGCAACACTATACGTGCTTGTTGGATCTTCTCAGTCGGTCGGGGCATCTAGCTGAAGCAGAACATGTCATTGAGTCGATGCCGTATGTGCCTGACGAAGCTATCTGGGCAGCCCTGCTGAGTGCTTGTATGAAGCATGGCGATACCCCGAGGAGCATAAGGGTGGCCGATCGGTTGCTGAGTATGGATCCGAAGGACCCTTCGACCTACATCTTGCTGTCCAATGCATTTGCTGTTGCCGGAGTATGGGAGTCTGTGGTCAGAGTGAGGAAATTGATGGATGATATGGAGATCAAGAAACAGCCAGGTTATAGTTGGATTGACTTGGGCAAAGAGAGCTGTCTGTTTACGGCCGGAGAAATCCCGCATGATATGAGAGTCGAGATCGTTCAATTGCTCGATGAACTGGCCATCGACATGAGAAGGAGAGGATATGTGCCGGACGCAAGGTCGGTTATGCACGACTTGGAAGAGTGCGAGAAAGAGCAACAACTGTTCTTGCATAGTGAGAGATTGGCTGTTGCCTTTGGGCTTCTCAAGTCGATCCCAGGAACCACAATCCGGATCGTGAAGAACCTTCGCGTTTGCACAGACTGTCATACCGTTCTAAAGTTGATCAGTGCCATAACTGGGAGGTCGATAGTTGTGCGAGATGCAAATAGGTTTCACCATTTCGAATGTGGAAAGTGTTCTTGTGGAGATTTTTGGTAA
- the LOC121977090 gene encoding AP-4 complex subunit epsilon-like, whose translation MEQLKTIGRELAMGSQGGAWAGQSKEFLDLVKSIGEARSKAEEDRIILREIESLRRRIAEPDVPRRRMKDYIIRLVYAEMLGHDASFGYIHAVKMTHDDSLPLKRTGYLAVTLFLNDDHDLIILIINTIQKDLRSDNYLVVCAALTAACKLINEETIPAVLPQVVDLLAHPKETVRKKAVMTLHRFYQRSPASVSHLISNFRKRLCDSDPGVMGATLCPLFDLITEDVNSYKDLVASFASILKQVAERKLPKTYDYHQMPAPFIQIKLLKILALLGSGDKQASGQVYNVLSDLFRKCETSSNIGNAVLYECICCVSSIYPNVKLMDAAIEATSKFLKSDSHNLKYMGIDALGRLIKINPDIAEEHQLAVIDCLEDPDDTLKRKTFELLYKMTKSSNVEVIVERMIDYLISIDDNHYKADIASRCVELAEQFAPSNQWFIQTMNKVFEHAGDLVNSRVAHNLMRLIAEGFGEDDEGADSQLRSSAVDSYLRILGEPKLPSLFLQVICWVLGEYGTADGKYTAAYIIGKLCDVTEAHLCNDTVKAYAISAIMKICAFEIAAGRKVEMLPECQSFLDELSASHSTDLQQRAYELQALLCLDSQAAGNVMPLDASCEDVEIDKDLSFLINFVQQSIEKGANPYLPESERLGMSGVSNFSSPYQQEASSHSLRFEAYELPKPSSIPVIPQPFISTSTTDLVLVPDTTYYRENNQASKLIVGPEASSADAGIKLRLDGVQKKWGKPTYSSSSSITTSVEKTTNGVVAHQDGIRSHSRDTTYDSRRQQPEVSVEKQRLAASLFGASASKTEKKATMAQKAPKGNSTNAEKSSVVRSVSPGTSKDKTAPPPDLLDFGEPVPTSAPTIDPFKELEGLIEPASALGPLYNTVKTGGDKAQDLMALHMDTPPSVSRTSLSLASEGTYSTDKSSYTEKPMIAVKKGPNLQDALHKDATARQVGVTPTGNNPNLFRDLLG comes from the exons ATGGAGCAGCTGAAGACGATCGGGAGGGAGCTGGCGATGGGCTCCCAGGGCGGCGCGTGGGCGGGCCAGTCCAAGGAGTTTCTGGACCTGGTGAAGTCGATCGGAGAGGCGCGCTCCAAGGCGGAAGAGGACCGCATCATCCTGCGGGAGATCGAGTCCCTTCGACGCAGGATCGCCGAGCCCGACGTGCCGCGACGCAGGATGAAGGATTATATTATTCGCCTCGTCTACGCCGAGATGCTTGGCCATGACGCCTCCTTTGGCTACATCCACGCTGTCAAGATGACCCACGACGATTCCCTCCCTCTCAAGCGTACCGGCTACCTCGCCGTCACCCTATTCCTCAACGACGATCATGATCTGATCATACTAATCATCAATACTATCCAGAAGGACCTCCGTTCGGATAACTATCTGGTTGTCTGCGCTGCCCTCACTGCCGCCTGCAAGCTCATCAACGAGGAGACTATCCCTGCTGTTCTTCCTCAGGTGGTTGACCTCCTTGCACATCCAAAGGAAACCGTGCGCAAGAAGGCCGTGATGACACTCCATCGCTTCTACCAACGTTCACCCGCCTCCGTGTCCCACCTCATTTCCAACTTCAGAAAG AGGTTGTGTGATAGTGATCCTGGAGTGATGGGCGCAACACTTTGCCCTCTTTTTGATCTCATCACTGAAGATGTAAATTCATACAAGGATCTCGTCGCCAGCTTTGCCAGCATTCTTAAGCAGGTAGCTGAGAGAAAACTTCCAAAGACATATGATTATCATCAAATGCCTGCTCCATTTATTCAG ATAAAACTACTAAAGATTCTTGCATTACTCGGTAGTGGTGATAAGCAAGCAAGTGGCCAAGTTTATAACGTACTTAGTGACTTATTCAGGAAATGTGAAACATCAAGCAACATTGGAAATGCTGTGCTATACGAATGTATATGTTGTGTCTCATCCATCTATCCAAATGTTAAATTGATGGATGCTGCTATAGAAGCCACTTCCAAGTTTTTGAAG AGTGATAGTCATAACCTCAAATACATGGGCATTGACGCACTTGGAAgacttattaaaataaatccagaTATTGCTGAAGAACACCAACTTGCTGTTATTGATTGCTTAGAG GATCCTGATGATACCTTAAAGCGCAAGACCTTTGAATTACTCTATAAAATGACAAAGTCCTCAAATGTCGAAGTAATAGTTGAACGTATGATTGATTATTTGATAAGCATCGATGATAATCACTACAAGGCAGATATTGCATCACGTTGTGTTGAGCTTGCTGAACAATTTGCACCAAGCAACCAATGGTTTATCCAA ACAATGAATAAGGTCTTTGAGCATGCAGGCGATCTTGTTAATTCTAGAGTTGCACATAATTTAATGCGACTTATTGCTGAAGGATTTGGAGAGGATGATGAAGGTGCTGACAGTCAACTTAGATCCTCTGCA GTTGATTCTTACTTGCGCATTCTTGGGGAACCAAAGCTTCCTTCTTTGTTTTTGCAG GTCATATGCTGGGTTCTTGGAGAATATGGAACTGCAGATGGGAAATACACTGCTGCTTATATAATTGGAAAGTTATGCGATGTTACTGAGGCGCATTTATGCAACGATACAGTCAAG GCTTATGCAATATCAGCAATCATGAAGATTTGTGCATTTGAGATTGCTGCAGGAAGAAAAGTGGAAATGTTGCCTGAG TGTCAGTCCTTCCTTGATGAACTATCTGCATCACATTCGACAGACTTACAGCAACGTGCTTATGAGCTACAAGCATTGTTGTGTTTAGATAGTCAAGCAGCTGGAAATGTCATGCCACTTGACGCAAGCTGTGAAGATGTTGAG ATTGATAAGGATCTTTCGTTCCTGATCAATTTTGTTCAACAATCCATTGAGAAGGGAGCAAATCCATACCTTCCCGAGAGTGAACGACTAGGCATGTCTGGTGTAAGCAACTTTAGTAGTCCATACCAGCAAGAAGCTTCCAGTCATTCACTTAGATTTGAAGCATATGAGCTTCCGAAACCATCTTCTATACCTGTTATTCCTCAACCATTCATTTCAACTTCAACTACAGATCTTGTTCTAGTGCCTGATACTACTTATTACAGAGAAAACAATCAAGCTTCTAAGCTAATTGTTGGCCCTGAAGCCTCTTCTGCAGATGCTGGAATTAAGCTTCGACTTGATGGTGTTCAGAAGAAGTGGGGTAAACCTACATATTCATCTTCTTCGTCTATCACTACCTCAGTGGAGAAGACAACAAATGGAGTCGTGGCACATCAGGATGGCATCAGGTCTCATTCACGAGATACCACATATGATTCAAGGAGACAACAGCCTGAAGTTTCGGTAGAAAAACAAAGGTTAGCAGCATCACTTTTTGGTGCTTCAGCCAGTAAAACTGAGAAGAAGGCAACAATGGCCCAGAAGGCACCCAAAGGAAATTCTACAAACGCTGAGAAATCCAGCGTGGTCAGATCTGTCAGTCCTGGAACTTCCAAGGATAAAACTGCCCCTCCTCCTGATCTCCTTGATTTCGGGGAACCAGTCCCTACAAGTGCACCAACTATTGATCCCTTCAAAGAGTTGGAAGGACTTATAGAACCAGCTTCAGCACTGGGCCCGCTCTATAATACCGTCAAAACTGGTGGTGACAAAGCACAGGATCTGATGGCACTGCACATGGATACGCCACCAAGTGTATCCAGGACTTCTCTCAGTTTGGCTTCTGAAGGCACCTATTCTACCGATAAGAGTTCATACACGGAGAAACCCATGATAGCAGTTAAAAAGGGTCCAAATCTACAAGATGCATTGCACAAGGATGCAACCGCCAGGCAGGTCGGTGTGACACCCACTGGAAATAACCCCAACTTGTTCAGAGACTTGTTGGGCTGA
- the LOC121977091 gene encoding cytochrome b561 and DOMON domain-containing protein At4g12980-like, which produces MAALGLRLALPVALFLLLLGGFASGASSCSSASLGSNRVYATCSDLPYLSASLHWSYDAASGNLSVAFVAPPAQPDGWVAWAINPTGQGMDGSQALIAFQQPDGSMRARTYSIKGTDVEQGPIAFDTSDLAAEQSGGVMRIFATLKLTSGTTTVNQVWQVGPSVSSGAPQPHELQPANLHSTGKVDLIRGATSQSSAGSSTTKSKNVHGVLNAVSWGILLPVGAIFARYLKTFKSADPAWFYLHITCQTIGYGVGVGGWATGLNLGSKSKGIQYTTHRNIGISLFSLATLQVFALFLRPNQDHKYRFYWNIYHHLIGYAVISLGIANVFEGFKVLSIDHKWTVAYIIAICILAAIALFLEIVTWIIALRRKSDDSKPYNGVKHPLST; this is translated from the exons ATGGCCGCTCTAGGGCTTCGACTCGCGCTGCCCGtcgccctcttcctcctcctcctcggagGCTTCGCCTCCGGGGCTTCCTCGTGCTCCTCCGCGTCCTTGGGCTCCAACCGCGTCTACGCGACCTGCAGCGACCTCCCGTACCTCTCCGCCTCGCTCCACTGGTCCTACGACGCCGCCTCGGGAAACCTCTCCGTCGCGTTCGTCGCGCCGCCGGCGCAGCCGGATGGGTGGGTGGCCTGGGCGATCAACCCGACCGGGCAGGGCATGGACGGGTCCCAGGCGCTCATAGCGTTCCAGCAGCCCGACGGGTCCATGCGGGCGAGGACGTACAGCATCAAGGGGACCGACGTCGAGCAGGGGCCGATCGCGTTTGACACGTCAGATCTGGCGGCGGAGCAGTCCGGCGGGGTGATGCGGATCTTCGCGACGCTGAAGCTGACGTCGGGGACGACGACGGTGAACCAGGTATGGCAAGTGGGGCCGTCAGTGTCGAGTGGGGCTCCGCAACCCCACGAGCTCCAGCCGGCGAACTTGCATTCCACGGGCAAGGTGGATCTCATCAGGGGAGCGACGTCCCAGTCCAGCGCCGGCAGTTCCACTACCAAGAGCAAGAAT GTGCACGGCGTGCTGAACGCTGTGAGTTGGGGGATTTTGCTTCCGGTGGGCGCAATCTTTGCTAGATATCTGAAAACATTCAAGTCAGCAGACCCTGCGTGGTTTTATCTCCACATAACATGTCAGACTATCGGCTATGGAGTTGGAGTTGGTGGTTGGGCTACTGGCCTCAATCTCGGCAGCAAATCTAAGGGAATTCAATACACCACTCACCGAAACATCGGAATAAGCCTCTTTTCGCTGGCAACCTTACAG GTTTTCGCTCTGTTCCTGAGACCAAACCAGGATCATAAATACAGATTCTATTGGAATATCTACCATCACTTGATCGGATACGCTGTCATCTCCTTGGGCATCGCCAACGTCTTTGAAGGCTTCAAGGTCTTGAGCATCGATCACAAATGGACAGTGGCTTACATCATTGCAATCTGCATTCTAGCCGCTATCGCCTTGTTTTTGGAGATTGTCACTTGGATCATTGCTCTCAGGAGGAAATCTGACGACTCAAAACCCTACAATGGCGTGAAACATCCACTATCTACATGA